AATTATCAGGTCGGCAACGGCGGCGGCACCGGAACCGCCGGAGACGACACCTGGTTTGTCAGTACGACCACTCTCCTTGCAAAAGGCGGCGGCAGCAGCTCTTCGACTGCCGGAGGAGTGGGTGGTGCGGCCGCTTCAGGATACCCCTTGACCGGTGGAACTCGTTACTCTGGCGGCACCGGTGGAACAGGCTACTCCGGTGCCGGTAGCGGCGGAGGTGGCGGCGCCGCCGGTCCGCTTGGCAACGGTGGAAACGGTGGAAATGCCATCAACGGCTATGGCGGAGGCGGCGGTGGTAATGGGGGAGGTTCCGCTGGTGCAGCGGGTGTCAACTTCACAAGGGGCGGCAACGGTGGAAATAACAATGCCGGCACCGGAGGAGCTGCCGGAAGTGCAGGCTCTACAATATCCGGAACCAACGGTGGCGGCGGCGGTGGGAATGGCTCAGGAAATGCCGGGAACGGCGGCAATGGAACAGACCTCAACGGAACCATTGGTAGCGGAGGCGGAGGCGGCGGAGCCGCCTTTGGAAATAGCGGCAACGGAGCTCTCTATGGCGGCGGCGGCGCCGGAGGAAATACATTTTTCGGCCGCGTCCCAGGAGCCGGCGGCAACGGCGTCATCGTTATCATCTGTAACTAGTCAGAGGAAACAAGCTGCGCCTTTTCTTGTACATATTCCGGATAGCTGAGTTGAGTCACTCTTCCCGACAGCACAAGAGCATTAAAGTAGCGAACACGCTCCGAATATTGAATGCCGGGGCTTTGGGTCAGCGCCCAATGATAAAACACTTCGTGCAGAATCATGGCTGCCTGGTTCTGCACATCTAAAAGCCGAAGCAGATTCGTCGCCACATAATAACGCTTGTCATTCTTATTGCGCGGGACGTGCTGAATCGCTAACTGCTTCAAGCTACAGTTTTGCGGGATAAAACCAAGACCGGTATCTGCGATCGGAAATAGATCCGCATTCACAAGTCCCGTATCCGCCCAGAAATCGCGAATATAAGACTGAATCGTCGCCTCGAAGGCCGCGTCGATTTTTTTCAGGCGGCTTGCGATGTTAGAGGCCATCTTCTGAGCCGCAATCTTACAGTTTTCCGAATAGGTTCCATCGGCGTTAAGCTGGCAGGCGCCGGCACGAGGAAACTGCACCGGCAAGCTGTAGCGAACCTCGGATTCATAAACGTCATAGAAAGTCGCCTGCGCCAATTCGTTTTTCATCGTGCATAAAATAATATTTCCGCCATTGCCAAAGTCGGTCGTACTACCGAAGCTAAAGCTTTGAAATAACATCAATAGAAAAAACAAACAGGTCGTTTTCATTTATCACTCCTTGGGTGATTCCACTGCGGTACAAGGGAAAATCTGAACACAGAGGCTATAGACCTCAGTCGCCTCCCCTTCGCCGAATAACTGCGCGGCTCTTTGTTTGAACTCGTTGGTTAGAACCTTGAGTTTGTAGAGGTTGTCCGGGTTCGCCGTCATCATAATCGAAGTGACATTTCTTAATTCCAGCGGAACATTGTCAAGACTCCAGAGAGCCCGCTCAATCATTTGGCGGTTATAGCTGCGTAACGCCGCCGACGGAATGGTGCTTGTCGATGTGAGATGCTGATGAACGGTCTTGTAAAAACCATCTTTTTCTTCGATCAATCGTGCGCGCACTAATTTCTGCAGAGAATCTTGGACCGTCTCTTCGGAAAGCGCGAGGCGATTTGCAATCCATCCAGTGTTCGGCTGCACATCCGTTGTATTTAAAATATTCAGAACTGCAAAGTGCTGCCATTCCGGTAAAAGAGTAAATTCCTTATCATTCAATTGATAACCGGTCTTGATCCGACTCTTTTTTCTAAGGCTGACATGGCTCTCCGCGAGCAAATTCAGCTGATTTTTTTGGTTCTTATTGAGCTTAAGCTCTTCCGCGATTCTTTTTCTGAGAATACGGCCCGGCAGGGAGATTCCCCGCAACAACTCTGAGGCCCGGCCCGAAGAAATACCCACATCCCGCGCAAAGGCTCGAATCGAGTAACGGGGATTTTTGCCCCTTCTCTTTTCAAAGAACTGTGACAAATAAGCACCGACATCGTGATATTTAAACTTTTCTGAATTCTCGCTCATGGGAAGGCTTACTACAGCATATCTCCCCTCTGAGATCGAAAGAAAACTGCCACCACCGAGTGTTTTCGACGCATATATGAAACGGGAACACTTTCTACAAACGCCGGTCCTGAAAACGCTCCGTGTTTCTGAGAGTTTCGGAGCATTTGTCCTTCAAGGATTTCTGTCACAGGTCTTCGCATGTGTGCAAAGTTTTGTAGTCAGTTGCGTTGAGCAAACTTGAAAAACGCATCCGGGGATTTAGTTAATCGTCTTTTACG
The sequence above is drawn from the Bdellovibrionales bacterium genome and encodes:
- a CDS encoding DUF4423 domain-containing protein, which gives rise to MSENSEKFKYHDVGAYLSQFFEKRRGKNPRYSIRAFARDVGISSGRASELLRGISLPGRILRKRIAEELKLNKNQKNQLNLLAESHVSLRKKSRIKTGYQLNDKEFTLLPEWQHFAVLNILNTTDVQPNTGWIANRLALSEETVQDSLQKLVRARLIEEKDGFYKTVHQHLTSTSTIPSAALRSYNRQMIERALWSLDNVPLELRNVTSIMMTANPDNLYKLKVLTNEFKQRAAQLFGEGEATEVYSLCVQIFPCTAVESPKE